A stretch of Phaeodactylum tricornutum CCAP 1055/1 chromosome 26, whole genome shotgun sequence DNA encodes these proteins:
- a CDS encoding predicted protein → MSQIADFRNFTNALRTLNPNFIKSAKVIPIIWILAIAISAIFLRLQKSYLLSSLAKPATILRVSSTIDLQDGSNDAETFPDALTSGAVHHIASNKVFPPLSTIIDQNNEVTGDASFLLDFAIIGHPKTATSFILQWLASHPEIQTEVHEVNSLSRGDAAALIQRLYNLPRGKHFKRGYKAPRDILLPKAMNAIAQYWPNTGLIVGVRHPVLWFESFYNFLLGKTNRSDRFEQKLLNTSPLGGQLGGFKTINKPFPNKVFLYELGQLYDSNHTRRDQYRLDVSSFLGLKEPLSPIKDGHKSRNAKWALDICEPRYTALRGSLMNIARPASIWIREYFLRSPDVMVSSQQHFKDLLGSWLKDPCEDL, encoded by the exons TCCGAAATTTCACGAATGCTCTTCGAACCTTGAACCCAAACTTCATAAA ATCTGCCAAAGTTATTCCAATCATATGGATTCTAGCCATTGCCATTTCGGCGATCTTCCTCCGGCTGCAAAAATCGTATTTGCTGTCTTCTCTCGCTAAACCGGCAACTATATTGCGAGTGTCGTCTACCATTGACTTACAGGATGGAAGCAATGATGCAGAAACTTTTCCTGATGCCTTGACGTCAGGAGCGGTACATCACATTGCTTCAAATAAAGTTTTCCCCCCTTTGTCGACTATTATTGACCAAAATAATGAAGTCACCGGGGACGCAAGTTTCCTCCTCGATTTTGCCATTATTGGTCATCCCAAGACAGCCACGAGTTTCATCCTCCAGTGGCTCGCTTCGCATCCTGAAATTCAGACTGAAGTACATGAAGTGAATTCGCTATCTCGGGGGGATGCTGCGGCATTAATCCAGCGTCTCTACAATCTTCCTAGAGGAAAGCATTTTAAGCGCGGGTACAAAGCTCCCCGCGATATATTGTTACCCAAAGCTATGAATGCAATTGCTCAATACTGGCCCAATACGGGTTTGATTGTTGGTGTGCGCCATCCTGTTCTTTGGTTCGAGAGTTTCTATAATTT CTTATTGGGTAAGACAAATCGTTCAGACCGCTTTGAGCAAAAGCTGTTGAACACAAGCCCCTTGGGCGGTCAGTTGGGCGGATTCAAGACTATCAATAagccttttccaaacaaagTTTTTCTGTACGAACTTGGCCAACTGTACGACTCAAACCATACGCGACGAGACCAATACCGACTTGATGTGAGTTCGTTTCTAGGCCTGAAAGAGCCTTTGTCTCCCATCAAGGACGGCCATAAAAGTAGAAATGCGAAATGGGCCTTGGATATATGCGAGCCTCGATACACTGCTCTTAGAGGATCTTTGATGAATATAGCACGGCCGGCTTCCATCTGGATACGAGAGTACTTCTTGCGGAGCCCCGATGTTATGGTTTCGTCCCAACAGCACTTCAAAGATCTTTTGGGTAGCTGGCTTAAAGATCCTTGTGAAGACTTGTAA
- a CDS encoding predicted protein, which produces MVLSKDLLHVLRFGTLNDIRKILSYQPRLFRDHVELSMELPLHVVVREQRELSILRFTLRAFPNAIKVPDMHGQLPLHVAVQQRNWHIKGNGPIIVRELVRADPTTIGVPDWKDGYTPMHTAILYRCDPEIIQFLLHSCHGYNSTIKNANRRSQAGRLRRLPQPPRLDPCMVATMTGGYLPLHVAVFSKASVEIVQALVDACPKSLRIPDQRGFLPIHFAILSLSTTSDGSPEDGAERDSKIWSILGGDELAYGSSFMTKKQAKYQQSSNPPISQTTSKDGQCWVGMQKNGTENKIEIYSR; this is translated from the coding sequence ATGGTTCTGAGCAAAGACCTGTTACACGTCCTTCGCTTTGGTACGTTGAACGATATTCGTAAGATCCTGTCCTATCAGCCCAGGCTCTTCCGAGACCATGTCGAGCTCTCTATGGAATTACCCCTGCACGTTGTCGTACGGGAACAACGGGAACTGTCAATTCTTCGATTCACTTTGCGGGCGTTTCCAAACGCAATCAAGGTACCTGATATGCATGGACAGCTTCCCCTACACGTTGCTGTTCAACAGCGAAACTGGCATATCAAAGGAAATGGTCCTATCATTGTTCGGGAGCTAGTTCGCGCTGATCCGACCACCATTGGCGTGCCGGATTGGAAAGACGGGTACACACCCATGCATACGGCGATTCTCTACCGATGTGATCCTGAAATCATACAGTTCCTACTCCACTCTTGCCACGGCTACAACAGTACAATCAAGAATGCCAACCGACGATCACAAGCaggtcgtcttcgtcgattgCCTCAACCACCACGCCTAGATCCATGCATGGTTGCAACCATGACCGGTGGCTATTTGCCACTCCACGTTGCCGTAttttccaaagcttccgtGGAGATTGTGCAGGCATTGGTGGACGCTTGTCCAAAAAGCTTGCGTATACCTGATCAACGGGGTTTCTTGCCAATTCATTTTGCGATACTGTCTCTATCGACGACGTCGGACGGGAGCCCCGAAGACGGCGCCGAGCGCGACTCCAAGATTTGGAGTATTTTGGGCGGCGATGAGCTTGCGTACGGATCCAGTTTTATGACAAAGAAACAAGCAAAATACCAGCAGTCCTCAAACCCGCCGATTTCGCAGACGACGTCCAAAGACGGCCAATGTTGGGTAGGGATGCAGAAAAATGgcaccgaaaacaaaatcgAAATTTACAGTCGTTAG
- a CDS encoding predicted protein, which translates to MMADDCPICCEPFSQADHAYPLHCPTPTCAFNFCCNCVTSIQKSAADGYQEASDGSRQLKVQVQCPQCRGSSTSNNAIVPAVLLMRQASELEAVVSTKDSDLSATELATKHQFCQSWSLRDLKDALETLETYHYEIGKNIGRSSLATLDWESWAHALPEQASGNNMSCLPSCMTGDGAKHPSSVEIDPSLFLGLDEFVTRDEQVFVHNLLTSGDVQGLVQAAQILQSILQLAQSGTATIQSASTKTPVQLQSLRERFPLPARMPRSVNLPVYDPMAKYKLLKFDNKNTLEIASLHHGAGKLGLRKRDVVTHLEGEAILDYDAFVSMLQAYYEQDPETSLALVVNADKETAQALQRRSQTIICASTRRL; encoded by the exons ATGATGGCGGACGACTGCCCCATTTGCTGCGAGCCTTTTTCGCAGGCCGATCACGCTTATCCATTGCATTGCCCAACCCCCACTTGTGCCTTCAATTTCTGCTGCAATTGTGTCACTTCCATCCAAAAGTCTGCTGCAGATGGCTATCAAGAAGCCTCCGACGGTTCTCGACAACTTAAAGTACAAGTCCAGTGCCCCCAGTGTCGGGGCAG CAGCACGTCCAATAATGCAATTGTTCCTGCCGTTCTCTTAATGCGGCAAGCTTCCGAGTTGGAGGCCGTAGTTTCGACGAAAGACTCAGACCTATCGGCTACCGAGCTCGCCACCAAACACCAATTTTGTCAATCGTGGAGCCTGCGCGATTTGAAAGATGCCTTGGAAACGTTAGAAACGTACCACTACGAAATCGGGAAAAATATCGGTCGGTCGAGTTTAGCGACGCTAGACTGGGAGTCCTGGGCCCACGCTTTACCGGAACAGGCCTCCGGCAACAATATGAGTTGTTTACCATCATGCATGACCGGAGATGGTGCCAAACACCCTAGCTCGGTAGAGATAGACCCTTCATTGTTTTTAGGACTGGACGAGTTCGTGACGCGAGATGAGCAAGTCTTTGTTCACAATCTCCTAACATCCGGTGATGTACAAGGTCTGGTTCAGGCAGCACAAATATTGCAATCCATCTTGCAACTTGCTCAATCCGGTACCGCTACGATACAATCGGCATCAACCAAGACACCAGTGCAGTTACAGAGCTTGCGCGAACGCTTTCCTCTTCCAGCCCGAATGCCTCGTTCCGTCAATTTGCCCGTCTATGATCCTATGGCAAAATACAAGTTGCTCAAGTTTGACAACAAGAATACGCTGGAGATTGCCTCACTCCACCACGGGGCCGGTAAACTGGGCTTGCGCAAGCGAGACGTGGTAACGCATCTGGAAGGCGAAGCAATCTTGGATTACGATGCCTTTGTCAGTATGCTACAAGCCTACTACGAACAAGATCCGGAAACCTCTCTAGCCTTGGTTGTCAATGCAGACAAAGAAACGGCACAAGCTCTGCAAAGACGTTCGCAAACCATTATTTGCGCATCTACGCGTAGGCTTTGA
- a CDS encoding predicted protein codes for MNSSEYSLRLDESDAYTEPNDDGVGDWGSVLSWEGENNDGNGVPPRSRSVEAMSLAFQDKPVSQDSLQLSEEDQQNNFYSNYLQQEGLGEGAMSMQGSGEPFFPQNGKAGSQVGQQFRQLQTNESNKHQECDQAKQSSLPQISLGPCHANQEASEGLQPTQSLQQLRQVDHPQLLQQVRFQDDVRKQHQENPQVQQFQSQYTTDPSILLQQLQIAQLQQQLQFAQAQHQVSQATQQFCGSSVEVDNVQKYRHLNSKPSQNSSILPRPNQCYSDSVQCGSLSRPVDQRNNFGELPQEQSAKMDTVETTGPMHFSISKAPVVVSSSDTDDSNRKRTVPGGKGRVRTTAPAKRAKPQPLDTGNMTEKERVHRLRKQ; via the exons ATGAACAGCTCTGAATACAGTTTACGACTAGACGAGAGCGACGCATACACT GAACCAAATGATGACGGTGTCGGTGATTGGGGGAGTGTGTTATCTTGGGAGGGAGAGAACAACGACGGTAATGGAGTGCCACCCCGAAGTCGATCAGTCGAGGCAATGTCGCTCGCTTTCCAAGACAAGCCTGTTTCTCAGGATTCTCTTCAGCTGTCGGAAGAGGACCAGCAGAATAACTTCTACTCAAACTATCTGCAACAAGAAGGTTTGGGCGAGGGTGCCATGAGCATGCAGGGGAGCGGTGAACCATTCTTTCCGCAGAATGGCAAAGCGGGGAGTCAAGTCGGGCAGCAGTTCAGGCAGCTTCAAACAAACGAGTCAAACAAACACCAGGAATGTGACCAGGCGAAACAATCGAGCCTGCCGCAAATTAGCCTCGGACCGTGTCACGCTAATCAAGAAGCTTCTGAGGGACTCCAACCAACTCAATCATTGCAGCAATTACGGCAGGTTGATCATCCGCAATTACTACAGCAAGTTCGTTTTCAAGATGACGTACGGAAGCAGCATCAAGAGAACCCACAGGTGCAGCAGTTTCAATCGCAGTACACGACGGATCCGAGTATACTTCTCCAACAGTTGCAAATTGCACAGCTGCAACAGCAATTACAATTTGCGCAGGCTCAACACCAGGTGTCGCAAGCCACTCAGCAGTTTTGTGGATCGAGTGTAGAAGTAGACAACGTACAAAAATACCGCCATCTGAACAGCAAGCCGTCCCAGAACTCTTCAATACTTCCGAGACCAAACCAATGCTATTCAGATAGTGTACAATGTGGTAGCCTCTCGCGACCTGTTgaccaacgaaacaattttGGAGAGCTTCCCCAAGAGCAATCTGCGAAAATGGACACCGTGGAAACAACAGGGCCCATGCACTTTTCAATTTCAAAAGCTCCTGTTGTTGTTTCAAGTAGTGATACTGACGATTCGAATCGTAAGAGGACAGTGCCAGGGGGGAAAGGTAGGGTACGGACGACTGCTCCCGCGAAGCGAGCAAAGCCTCAGCCACTTGATACTGGAAACATGACAGAAAAGGAGCGCGTT CACCGATTACGAAAGCAATGA
- a CDS encoding predicted protein — translation MGDLAYANFGDADDLEDNDEDIGALGSILSWEDDEEGNQSMNAISAALREKESASSETSSVPPDTVQFSSRDGQFNFYSNGFSTASETSNSGNPLHLQTLSSENKGGALTMQLPMPTRVANFAQNQEQSPQLRSQPSNANQQTAQSNTQYQLDSPQHPENTMSQCRPQQGSNNSANLNQSQGLTAASFAQLLAQQGRSFMQQQSQSVQNQQFIQPNHQNAKDAVQQNGQQSQKMQYADPSAFLQQLQIAQLQQQLQVAHQQALQTQQSNQQPQASLSSDNQHQIGQYPQKQTQGAYPAPVSRTLAQQPSNPAQSYGVNQASVQQGSGSNQQMLLSQPNSQVSFQVPASRSTAAPELASATNIAKPPMKKKSRVSGKEAMPSTSSTTQSTLDGVVSASDTEESSKRKDRSMSVVGKRLKTEPIDTSNMTTEQKARANRDRNREHAKNTRMRKKAFLEELKTTVDDLCQERDTLVSERTCAASVMVEMHNTRTEVLMSFFALRSTNEKRRELWASILDESCFTCAVPVTPYRSFPASEVQASKCQRTILGIDGMIADTASINVLFDSIVDRKKYPEGKIEFRYTLVTEEAVVAGNQMMARWVMTTTNAVQCGAKMEVAKQGMLCCKFNSAHKIIGLELMFDVMAFMLQLKHTVGSDGFSVVPNTVQTCQRAFDTPIMMILADSPYTIVQVNKLWEEMTGYTAEEVVGKVGLAKLQCPRTDERTLQGLMHEIRFKRPSASKLLHSKKNGDTFMNFLVAYPLSTDSRITHYLIVTEHTGWPSLKTAGKGTLTGSIPMPSRQSTTSSIASSSDTNLS, via the exons ATGGGAGATCTTGCTTACGCCAACTTCGGCGACGCCGATGACTTAGAG GACAATGACGAAGATATTGGAGCGCTTGGAAGCATTTTGTCCTGggaagatgacgaggagGGAAACCAGTCCATGAACGCAATATCGGCCGCTCTGCGGGAAAAGGAAAGTGCTTCCTCGGAAACGAGCTCGGTTCCTCCTGATACGGTACAGTTTTCATCGAGGGATGGTCAATTCAATTTTTACTCCAATGGTTTTTCGACGGCGAGCGAAACCAGTAATTCTGGGAATCCACTGCATCTTCAAACTCTTAGTTCTGAAAATAAAGGAGGGGCTCTTACCATGCAGCTTCCCATGCCAACTCGAGTTGCCAATTTTGCTCAAAACCAAGAGCAAAGTCCCCAACTACGATCTCAGCCATCCAATGCAAACCAGCAAACCGCGCAATCTAATACACAATATCAGCTAGACAGCCCACAACATCCCGAAAATACGATGTCGCAGTGTAGACCGCAGCAGGGTTCAAATAATTCGGCGAACCTGAACCAAAGTCAGGGTTTGACGGCTGCTAGTTTCGCACAGCTGCTTGCACAACAAGGTCGAAGTTTTATGCAACAGCAGTCTCAATCGGTTCAGAACCAGCAGTTTATTCAGCCGAACCATCAAAATGCCAAGGATGCAGTGCAGCAGAACGGACAACAAAGTCAGAAGATGCAGTATGCTGATCCAAGCGCCTTTTTACAGCAACTTCAGATTGCTCAGCTTCAGCAACAATTGCAAGTTGCTCACCAGCAGGCCTTGCAAACGCAGCAGAGTAATCAGCAGCCACAGGCTTCTCTCTCTTCGGACAATCAGCACCAGATTGGACAGTATCCACAAAAGCAAACACAAGGGGCATACCCAGCCCCTGTAAGTCGAACACTCGCCCAGCAACCTTCAAATCCAGCTCAGTCCTATGGTGTTAACCAGGCCTCTGTTCAACAAGGCTCTGGTTCAAACCAACAGATGCTACTCAGCCAGCCCAATTCGCAGGTATCTTTCCAGGTTCCTGCTTCTAGGTCCACCGCAGCTCCTGAACTCGCATCCGCCACAAATATAGCGAAACCGCCcatgaagaagaaatcgagAGTCTCGGGCAAAGAGGCGATGCCATCAACATCTAGCACGACGCAGTCCACTCTTGACGGGGTGGTTTCAGCCAGTGATACTGAAGAATCATCAAAAAGGAAGGACAGGTCGATGTCTGTTGTTGGAAAAAGACTAAAAACTGAGCCTATCGATACATCTAACATGACGACTGAACAAAAAGCTAGAGCGAACCGCGACCGGAATCGTGAACATGCAAAAAATACTAGGATGCGAAAAAAGGCTTTTCTTGAAGAACTAAAGACAACCGTTGACGATCTGTGCCAAGAGAGAGATACTCTTGTGTCAGAGCGTACATGCGCAGCGAGTGTAATGGTGGAGATGCACAACACAAGAACTGAAGTGCTTATGTCTTTCTTCGCACTTCGCTCAACTAACGAGAAGCGCCGGGAGCTATGGGCAAGCATTCTTGACGAGAGCTGCTTCACATGTGCCGTCCCTGTAACGCCCTATCGCTCTTTCCCTGCTAGTGAGGTGCAGGCATCGAAGTGCCAACGGACAATTCTAGGGATAGATGGAATGATTGCCGATACGGCGTCGATCAATGTCTTGTTTGACTCGATTGTCGACAGAAAAAAGTACCCCGAGGGAAAAATTGAATTCCGTTATACACTCGTAACCGAGGAAGCTGTTGTCGCTGGCAACCAAATGATGGCCCGATGGGTGATGACTACGACAAATGCAGTTCAGTGTGGTGCAAAGATGGAAGTTGCGAAGCAGGGGATGCTATGCTGCAAGTTCAACAGCGCCCATAAGATCATTGGTCTTGAACTCATGTTTGACGTTATGGCATTTATGCTCCAACTGAAGCATACTGTGGGATCTGACGGCTTCTCTGTTGTCCCGAATACTGTGCAGACTTGCCAGCGTGCCTTTGATACCCCAATAATGATGATACTGGCCGATTCTCCTTATACAATTGTTCAAGTGAACAAGTTGTGGGAGGAAATGACTGGGTACACCgcggaagaagtcgtcggaAAGGTTGGGCTTGCTAAATTGCAATGCCCGAGAACCGACGAGAGAACTCTACAGGGGCTGATGCACGAGATTCGATTTAAGCGTCCGTCGGCCTCAAAACTTCTTCATTCCAAGAAAAATGGTGACACATTTATGAACTTTCTTGTGGCCTACCCTCTAAGTACTGATTCCCGAATCACCCACTATCTCATAGTCACGGAGCACACTGGATGGCCTTCTCTCAAGACCGCGGGAAAGGGTACTTTAACTGGCTCTATTCCAATGCCTTCTCGGCAATCGACAACATCGTCGATTGCGAGTAGCTCGGATACAAATCTTTCTTGA